One window of Phycisphaeraceae bacterium genomic DNA carries:
- a CDS encoding alpha-L-fucosidase has protein sequence MPIQLILAALALTPPPAPVGAFPTEAQIRWHEREFYGFIHFTTNTFTDKEWGYGDESPDIFNPSALDTNQWARVARDAGMTGLILTAKHHDGFCLWPTAHTSHSVESSAWRGGTGDVVGDLAKSCRALGLGFGVYLSPWDRNHPTYATPAYVDVYRAQLAELIETYGPVFEVWHDGANGGDGYYGGARETRTIDKATYYDWPDTWAMIQRLAPGAIVFSDVGPGCRWVGNEHGFSAETSWQTISPGNLMPGMDINGLDTGDPDGTHWIGVEADVSIRPGWFYHASEDDKVKTPEQLLEIWYGSIGRGANLLLNIPPDRRGLIHENDIASLTEFRRILDATFDEDLLRGSFIGSQSVRSADDARFAPANLLDNDPETYWATPDGITAAAVEVTLPERRTIDVIKLREHIRLGQRIESFAVDYWAGGQWIEFAQGTTIGPRRILRTERITTDRLRIRITGCRGDAIVLADFSAYRRP, from the coding sequence ATGCCCATCCAACTCATCCTCGCCGCTCTCGCGCTCACACCCCCGCCCGCTCCCGTCGGCGCCTTTCCGACCGAGGCGCAGATCCGCTGGCACGAGCGCGAGTTCTACGGGTTTATCCACTTCACCACCAACACCTTCACCGACAAAGAGTGGGGATACGGCGACGAATCCCCCGACATCTTCAATCCCTCCGCACTCGACACAAACCAGTGGGCACGCGTCGCACGTGACGCCGGTATGACCGGCCTCATCCTCACCGCCAAGCACCACGACGGCTTCTGCCTCTGGCCCACCGCTCACACCTCACACTCCGTCGAGTCCTCCGCCTGGCGAGGCGGCACAGGCGATGTCGTCGGCGATCTCGCAAAGTCCTGCCGCGCTCTCGGGCTCGGATTCGGCGTCTATCTCTCCCCCTGGGACCGCAACCACCCGACCTACGCCACGCCCGCATACGTCGATGTCTATCGCGCGCAACTCGCCGAACTCATCGAGACCTACGGACCCGTCTTCGAGGTCTGGCACGACGGCGCAAACGGCGGCGATGGCTACTACGGCGGCGCCCGCGAAACCCGCACCATCGACAAAGCAACCTACTACGACTGGCCCGACACATGGGCCATGATCCAGCGCCTCGCGCCCGGTGCCATCGTCTTCAGCGATGTCGGCCCCGGTTGCCGCTGGGTCGGCAACGAGCACGGTTTCAGCGCGGAGACCTCGTGGCAGACGATCTCCCCCGGCAACCTCATGCCCGGCATGGATATCAACGGCCTCGATACCGGCGACCCCGATGGAACCCACTGGATCGGCGTCGAGGCCGACGTCTCCATCCGCCCCGGCTGGTTCTATCACGCCTCAGAAGACGACAAGGTCAAGACCCCGGAGCAGCTCCTCGAGATCTGGTACGGCTCCATCGGGCGAGGCGCGAACCTCCTGCTCAACATCCCGCCCGATCGCCGAGGCCTCATCCACGAGAACGACATCGCCTCCCTCACCGAGTTCCGCCGCATCCTCGACGCGACCTTCGACGAGGATCTCCTCCGTGGCTCCTTCATCGGCTCCCAATCCGTCCGCTCTGCCGACGATGCACGCTTCGCGCCCGCCAACCTCCTCGACAACGACCCCGAGACCTACTGGGCAACACCCGACGGCATCACCGCCGCCGCCGTCGAAGTCACGCTCCCCGAACGCCGCACGATCGACGTCATCAAACTCCGCGAGCACATCCGTCTCGGCCAGCGCATCGAGTCCTTCGCCGTCGATTACTGGGCGGGCGGCCAGTGGATCGAGTTCGCGCAGGGCACAACCATCGGCCCGCGCCGCATCCTCCGCACCGAACGCATCACCACCGATCGACTCCGCATCCGCATCACGGGCTGCCGTGGCGATGCCATCGTCCTCGCAGACTTCAGCGCCTATCGCCGCCCCTGA
- a CDS encoding acetylxylan esterase has protein sequence MFEPDDFGMSAAATLAHVADPTPSRHHVPFWKSWVRAVEADRPVLRAVTGPLPDPADGTATHEFASYRHVRIGCRLVRPVDGVVRAGLVSFHGYGAPIPLSQEDEQWAELAARGVATLAIRVRGFPGSMVDTGDWTSHSWITRGLDVPVSGVGPDGTDTTHSDMMAWSMAQGVADAVNACRVMRAWLGAGVPLYVRGESFGAAFAVIAAALAAQHPELGYGIDRLQIGLPTMGDWRWRLTSDRARRGGGTQREIVELLTREASRAEDLSERLRVCDTAIHAQRVRCPVLCKLAVRDEVVPAPAAAAVFNAMYSAPGCKWRFVTPYGHFDGGIRNARRHALFDRCVTDFLDPAAEPMESMLRWEPILGRGERAP, from the coding sequence ATGTTCGAACCGGACGATTTTGGGATGTCAGCCGCGGCGACGCTCGCGCACGTGGCCGATCCGACGCCGAGCCGTCACCATGTGCCGTTCTGGAAGTCTTGGGTGCGTGCCGTGGAGGCGGATCGGCCGGTGTTGCGAGCGGTGACGGGGCCGTTGCCGGACCCCGCGGACGGAACGGCGACGCATGAGTTTGCGAGTTACCGGCATGTGCGGATCGGGTGCCGCCTGGTTCGGCCTGTTGATGGTGTGGTTCGCGCGGGGCTTGTGAGTTTCCATGGGTACGGTGCTCCGATTCCGCTGTCGCAGGAGGATGAGCAGTGGGCTGAGTTGGCGGCACGCGGGGTTGCGACGCTGGCGATCCGTGTGCGCGGGTTTCCTGGGTCGATGGTGGACACGGGGGACTGGACCTCGCACTCGTGGATCACGCGTGGGCTGGATGTGCCGGTGAGCGGCGTGGGGCCGGATGGGACGGACACGACGCACTCTGACATGATGGCGTGGTCGATGGCGCAGGGGGTTGCGGACGCGGTGAATGCGTGCCGCGTGATGCGTGCGTGGCTCGGGGCGGGTGTGCCGTTGTATGTGCGGGGCGAGTCTTTCGGGGCGGCGTTCGCGGTGATCGCGGCGGCGCTTGCGGCGCAGCATCCTGAGCTTGGGTATGGGATTGATCGATTGCAGATCGGGCTGCCGACGATGGGTGACTGGCGGTGGCGTCTGACGAGCGACCGGGCGAGGCGCGGGGGCGGGACGCAGCGCGAGATCGTTGAGTTGCTGACGCGTGAGGCGTCGCGGGCGGAGGATCTGAGCGAGCGGCTGCGCGTGTGCGACACGGCGATCCACGCCCAGAGGGTGAGGTGCCCGGTGTTGTGCAAGCTGGCGGTCCGCGATGAGGTTGTGCCCGCGCCGGCGGCGGCGGCGGTCTTCAACGCGATGTATTCCGCGCCGGGGTGCAAGTGGAGGTTCGTGACGCCTTACGGGCACTTTGACGGTGGGATCCGCAACGCGAGGCGCCACGCGCTGTTCGACCGGTGTGTGACGGACTTCCTGGACCCGGCGGCGGAGCCGATGGAGTCGATGCTGCGGTGGGAGCCGATTCTGGGGCGGGGCGAGCGGGCTCCGTGA
- a CDS encoding PD40 domain-containing protein — MSGFDVIRSVCAAASLGGVCLFASGLGGPWDALEGPILTGHVRLTDPARFSKAGEAYFSPDGKRIIFQAVEVGEPSNAPYSMYLAELVRGETGEIVGLAEPVRISPPGSANTCGWFHPTDPARVMFGSTLRPPRVDEAPGFKVGQSRYVWAFPSDMEVCTWTVPELWIRAHGGWPGEDAPGDWNEPRALFTREGYDAECTWSPDGRHVLYARVEPAEADENGVLPPPDADIWIYDTLTQEHVALVAEPGYDGGPFFSADGRWICYRSDRARDDHLQIYIAELAYDGGGAITGIKREIALTANEAVNWCPYWHPSGRFLLYATSELGHDNYEIFAIDTDPEASVKSRVRVPVTRTPGADVLPAFDATGEWMMWTSRRQLPGETGAGSTQLWVARFRAAPLEQKLMMPDDGAPVSN, encoded by the coding sequence ATGAGTGGATTCGATGTGATCCGGAGTGTGTGTGCGGCGGCCTCGCTGGGCGGCGTCTGCCTGTTTGCCTCGGGGCTTGGCGGGCCGTGGGATGCGCTTGAGGGTCCGATTCTGACGGGTCATGTCCGGCTGACGGATCCGGCGCGGTTCTCGAAGGCGGGGGAGGCGTATTTCAGCCCGGATGGTAAGCGGATCATCTTTCAGGCGGTCGAGGTGGGCGAGCCGTCGAACGCTCCTTACTCGATGTATCTGGCGGAACTGGTTCGTGGGGAGACGGGTGAGATTGTGGGGCTGGCGGAGCCGGTGCGGATCAGCCCTCCGGGTTCGGCGAACACGTGCGGGTGGTTCCACCCGACGGATCCCGCGCGGGTGATGTTCGGCTCGACGCTTCGGCCTCCGAGGGTTGATGAGGCGCCGGGGTTCAAGGTGGGTCAGAGCCGCTATGTGTGGGCGTTTCCGTCCGACATGGAGGTGTGTACGTGGACGGTGCCGGAGTTGTGGATCCGGGCGCACGGGGGGTGGCCGGGCGAAGATGCGCCGGGGGATTGGAATGAGCCGCGGGCGTTGTTCACGCGAGAGGGGTATGACGCGGAGTGCACGTGGTCGCCTGATGGGCGGCATGTGCTGTACGCGCGAGTGGAGCCGGCGGAGGCGGATGAGAACGGGGTGTTGCCGCCGCCGGATGCGGATATCTGGATCTATGACACGCTGACGCAGGAGCATGTGGCTCTTGTTGCGGAGCCGGGGTATGACGGGGGGCCGTTTTTTTCGGCGGATGGGAGGTGGATCTGCTATCGATCGGACCGGGCGCGGGACGACCATCTGCAGATCTATATCGCGGAGTTGGCGTATGACGGCGGGGGCGCGATCACGGGGATCAAGAGGGAGATCGCGCTGACGGCGAATGAAGCGGTGAACTGGTGTCCTTACTGGCATCCGAGCGGGCGTTTTCTGCTGTACGCGACGAGCGAGCTGGGGCATGACAACTACGAGATCTTTGCGATCGACACGGATCCTGAGGCGTCGGTCAAGAGCCGCGTGAGGGTTCCGGTGACGCGGACGCCGGGTGCGGATGTGCTTCCGGCGTTTGATGCGACGGGTGAGTGGATGATGTGGACGAGTCGGCGGCAGCTTCCGGGGGAGACGGGTGCGGGTTCGACGCAGTTGTGGGTTGCGAGGTTTCGTGCGGCACCGCTTGAACAGAAGCTGATGATGCCGGATGATGGTGCGCCGGTCTCGAACTGA
- a CDS encoding RluA family pseudouridine synthase — MATQPPTPPPTQPPTPPATPAPISGELKLILISKRFVVVDKPAGLLSVPGKGEHNQDCVARRAKALVPQASGPFVVHRLDMETSGLMVLARDPDAHRHLSRQFEARAVTKAYEAVLMGEVVGDSGTISLPMRPDIDRRPWQMVDWEHGREAVTRWRVLKREPAHPATDTTPAIGPRTRVHFEPITGRTHQLRVHAAYATAPGGKGGLGCPIVGDTLYGDGFASSPRMLLHAKVLAFIDPENRRPERCESKVPF; from the coding sequence ATGGCCACCCAACCGCCAACTCCTCCACCGACGCAACCACCCACGCCTCCGGCCACACCCGCGCCCATCAGCGGCGAACTCAAACTCATCCTCATCTCAAAGCGATTCGTCGTCGTCGACAAGCCCGCAGGGCTGCTCTCCGTCCCCGGTAAGGGCGAGCACAATCAGGACTGCGTCGCACGCCGCGCAAAGGCCCTGGTCCCGCAGGCCAGCGGCCCATTCGTCGTCCATCGGCTCGACATGGAGACCAGCGGCCTCATGGTCCTCGCCCGCGACCCCGACGCCCACCGCCACCTCTCGCGCCAGTTCGAGGCCCGCGCCGTCACCAAGGCCTACGAAGCCGTCCTCATGGGCGAAGTGGTGGGGGACTCCGGCACCATCTCCCTCCCCATGCGCCCCGACATCGACCGCCGCCCCTGGCAGATGGTCGATTGGGAACACGGACGCGAGGCCGTCACGCGCTGGCGAGTCCTCAAACGCGAGCCCGCACACCCCGCCACAGACACCACACCCGCCATCGGACCGCGCACACGCGTCCACTTCGAGCCCATCACCGGACGCACCCACCAACTTCGCGTCCACGCCGCCTACGCCACCGCCCCCGGCGGCAAAGGCGGCCTCGGCTGCCCCATCGTCGGCGACACCCTCTACGGCGACGGCTTCGCCTCCTCCCCCCGCATGCTCCTCCACGCCAAAGTCCTCGCCTTCATCGATCCCGAGAATCGCCGCCCCGAACGCTGCGAGAGCAAGGTGCCGTTCTGA
- a CDS encoding citrate synthase (catalyzes the formation of citrate from acetyl-CoA and oxaloacetate) yields the protein MSTFAKGLEGVVAAETRMSFIDGEKGILEYVGIPIDSLARNSTFEETVFLLWNTRLPNKAELDGLSKQIRSRTKLPPKLIDIIKGMPKDAQPMHVLRTAVSALSLFDPNPNATDIPSAQEKALNILAQIPTIIAAFDRFRRGLEIVEPRTDLTFAQNFLYMLNGKEPTEAMARGFDICMILHADHGLNNSTFTARVVTSTLSDMYSAITAAIGSLRGPLHGGANEEVMEMLGEIPSIDAVEPYIMGKLAKKERIMGFGHRVYKTIDPRATFLKTFAKQIASDTGNQKLYEMSTKIEQIMAREVGAKGIYPNVDFYSATTYHSIGLKLDLFTPMFAMSRVSGWAGHCIEQLSDNRLYRPAAKYVGPHDAPYVPMEKR from the coding sequence ATGAGCACCTTCGCGAAGGGCCTGGAGGGCGTTGTTGCCGCGGAAACGCGGATGTCTTTCATCGACGGCGAGAAGGGCATCCTCGAGTACGTGGGCATCCCGATCGATTCGCTCGCGCGGAACTCGACGTTTGAGGAGACGGTGTTCCTTCTGTGGAACACGCGTCTGCCGAACAAGGCGGAACTGGATGGGCTGAGCAAGCAGATCCGGAGCAGGACGAAGCTTCCCCCGAAGTTGATCGACATCATCAAGGGGATGCCGAAGGACGCTCAGCCGATGCACGTGCTGCGGACGGCGGTGTCGGCCTTGTCGCTGTTTGATCCGAACCCCAACGCGACGGACATTCCTTCGGCGCAGGAGAAGGCGCTGAACATCCTGGCGCAGATCCCGACGATCATCGCGGCGTTTGATCGGTTTCGGCGCGGGCTGGAGATCGTGGAGCCGCGGACGGACCTGACGTTCGCGCAGAACTTCCTGTACATGCTGAACGGGAAGGAGCCGACGGAGGCGATGGCGCGGGGGTTCGACATCTGCATGATCCTGCACGCGGACCACGGGCTGAACAACTCGACGTTCACGGCGCGGGTGGTGACCTCGACGCTGAGCGACATGTACTCGGCGATCACGGCGGCGATCGGTTCCTTGCGCGGCCCGCTGCACGGCGGGGCGAACGAGGAAGTGATGGAGATGCTGGGCGAGATCCCGTCGATCGACGCGGTTGAGCCCTACATCATGGGCAAGCTCGCGAAGAAGGAACGGATCATGGGCTTCGGGCACCGCGTCTACAAGACGATCGACCCGCGGGCGACGTTCCTCAAGACCTTCGCCAAGCAGATCGCCAGCGACACCGGCAATCAGAAGCTCTACGAGATGTCCACAAAGATCGAGCAGATCATGGCCCGCGAGGTCGGTGCGAAGGGGATCTACCCGAACGTCGATTTCTACTCGGCGACGACGTACCACTCGATCGGGCTGAAGCTGGACCTGTTCACGCCGATGTTCGCGATGTCGCGCGTGAGCGGGTGGGCGGGGCACTGCATCGAGCAGTTGAGCGACAACCGTCTGTACCGGCCAGCGGCGAAGTATGTCGGGCCGCACGATGCGCCGTATGTGCCGATGGAGAAGAGGTAA
- a CDS encoding AAA family ATPase — MFTFHVEHLRRFDQRQSLAVRPITILVGENSSGKTSLLAALFAALRQRTIPFQFTFNNPPFEMGGYSSIATYKGGKFGRSPSFSIGFNLALNKQEHQWICEFRDVDGIPYPSHITIRSPTGSLSVRVDSGSSLKADISLNGISKSLSFDASQASRESISILDLCVRKLFTDDKGAPGKLAEMLLTTADGQRLVNPLRHVPTVLALAPIRTKPERTYNRLSDAPTPEGDHIPIILARLLGPKRLSDEASTIREQLIAFGSESGLFKDLKPRALGDSANDPFQLLVTTNGRPANLADVGYGVSQALPIAVQCLIAPPKQMLIVQQPEVHLHPRAQAALGSLFVRLSQSEKKSFVIETHSDYLIDRVRQHIKRGDIPVSEVSIGYVEMNGIVSTIHPIEVDSHGNITDAPPNYREFFLDEQFGLFY, encoded by the coding sequence TTGTTCACTTTCCATGTCGAGCATTTAAGACGATTCGATCAACGGCAATCCCTAGCCGTACGGCCGATAACAATTCTTGTTGGCGAGAACAGTTCTGGGAAAACATCTCTTCTAGCAGCACTCTTTGCGGCTTTACGTCAGCGCACAATACCATTCCAGTTCACGTTCAATAACCCTCCCTTTGAGATGGGTGGCTACTCTTCCATAGCGACATATAAGGGAGGGAAGTTTGGCAGGTCTCCCTCATTCTCAATCGGGTTCAATCTCGCATTGAACAAACAAGAGCACCAGTGGATTTGCGAGTTCCGAGATGTAGACGGCATTCCTTATCCATCACACATTACAATTAGATCGCCGACCGGAAGCCTGTCGGTAAGAGTTGATAGTGGCTCGTCTCTTAAGGCAGATATTTCGCTCAATGGCATTAGTAAGTCACTGTCATTTGATGCGTCTCAGGCAAGTCGTGAATCTATTTCAATACTCGACCTGTGCGTCAGAAAGCTATTCACGGATGACAAGGGCGCCCCAGGCAAGCTCGCTGAAATGCTGCTGACAACGGCAGATGGACAAAGACTTGTTAATCCTTTACGACACGTGCCAACGGTCCTCGCTTTAGCTCCCATTCGCACTAAACCAGAGAGGACTTACAATAGACTCAGCGATGCTCCGACACCCGAGGGCGACCATATCCCCATTATTTTGGCTCGCTTGCTTGGACCGAAGAGACTTTCTGATGAAGCTTCGACCATCCGAGAGCAGCTCATCGCGTTTGGATCAGAATCCGGATTATTTAAGGACCTTAAACCTCGTGCATTGGGCGACAGCGCCAATGATCCATTTCAGTTACTCGTAACCACGAATGGACGGCCTGCCAATCTCGCCGATGTCGGATACGGTGTGAGCCAAGCACTTCCGATCGCCGTGCAGTGCTTGATAGCCCCCCCAAAGCAGATGCTTATCGTGCAGCAGCCCGAAGTGCATCTGCACCCCCGCGCGCAGGCCGCGCTTGGATCTCTGTTTGTGCGACTCTCGCAATCTGAGAAAAAATCCTTTGTAATAGAAACGCATAGTGATTATTTGATTGATCGCGTTCGACAACACATTAAGCGCGGTGACATCCCGGTGTCTGAAGTCTCGATTGGCTACGTCGAGATGAATGGGATCGTTTCTACAATACATCCAATCGAAGTAGACTCGCATGGAAATATAACCGACGCACCGCCCAATTATCGAGAGTTTTTTCTCGATGAACAGTTTGGTCTGTTTTATTGA
- a CDS encoding DUF2314 domain-containing protein, translated as MNPLLMMSAITAIGLGVLAFVAWKRRRARGQAFRSIAILRRSAPVLTEERLRALVERALGDVPEIVMLPVPPRDDVASLFAFMRGDLAFGVICVPRPYVDPSMHDEVRASVEDEIVVRGLTEHKAWISVDHMRGGAEAAEIDAIIGRVAAELIDEEAMLLYDVRHQRIAKINEMTRDMLRGPAPMMVFGAEGTEVAIDVDDAAIEAAKREAQDRWQEFLIAWHNREPDEHFSVKGPFHDGRNTEHMWLTVEDANEQGVRGAVGNVPSVVKNIKEGDPASIAFADVEDWLIVEPSGKMRGGFSMGAMLARKMG; from the coding sequence ATGAATCCGCTGCTGATGATGTCTGCGATAACGGCGATCGGTCTGGGGGTGCTCGCGTTCGTTGCATGGAAGCGGCGACGGGCGCGGGGGCAGGCGTTCCGTTCGATCGCGATTCTCCGGCGATCGGCTCCGGTGTTGACGGAGGAGCGTCTGAGGGCGTTGGTGGAGCGTGCGCTCGGCGATGTGCCGGAGATCGTGATGCTGCCGGTGCCGCCCCGGGACGATGTCGCGAGTCTGTTCGCGTTCATGCGCGGGGATCTTGCGTTCGGGGTGATCTGTGTGCCACGGCCGTATGTTGATCCATCGATGCACGATGAGGTTCGTGCCTCGGTGGAGGATGAGATCGTGGTGCGGGGGTTGACGGAGCATAAGGCGTGGATCTCGGTGGATCACATGCGCGGCGGCGCGGAAGCTGCGGAGATCGACGCGATCATCGGGCGGGTGGCGGCGGAGCTGATCGACGAAGAGGCGATGCTTCTTTATGACGTGAGGCATCAGCGGATTGCGAAGATCAATGAGATGACGCGCGACATGCTGCGCGGTCCGGCACCGATGATGGTCTTCGGCGCGGAAGGCACGGAGGTTGCGATCGACGTGGATGACGCGGCGATAGAGGCGGCCAAGCGGGAGGCGCAGGATCGCTGGCAGGAGTTTCTGATCGCGTGGCACAATCGCGAGCCCGACGAGCACTTCTCCGTGAAGGGCCCCTTTCATGACGGGCGGAATACCGAGCACATGTGGTTGACGGTTGAGGACGCGAACGAGCAGGGAGTGAGGGGCGCGGTGGGGAACGTGCCGTCGGTGGTGAAGAACATCAAGGAGGGGGACCCGGCCTCGATCGCGTTTGCGGACGTTGAGGATTGGCTGATCGTTGAGCCGTCGGGAAAGATGCGGGGCGGATTCAGTATGGGCGCGATGCTGGCCCGGAAGATGGGATGA